In Mobula hypostoma chromosome 10, sMobHyp1.1, whole genome shotgun sequence, a single genomic region encodes these proteins:
- the LOC134353152 gene encoding high mobility group protein B3-like — MAKRDPKKPRGKMSSYAYFVQTCREEHKKKSPDIPVNFSEFSKRCSERWKTMSSKEKAKFEELAKVDKARYDREMKNYVPTKGSKKKKDPNAPKRPPSGFFLFCSEHRPKIKAVSPGLSIGDVAKKLGELWNACSEEEKKPFNSKAYKLKEKYDKDVADYRAKGKVDGAKKPPAKKEAYCDDDDEDDEEEEEEEEEEDEEDD; from the exons ATGGCAAAACGTGACCCTAAGAAGCCAAGAGGCAAGATGTCCTCCTATGCTTATTTTGTTCAGACCTGCCGTGAAGAACACAAGAAGAAGAGTCCTGATATTCCGGTTAACTTCTCAGAATTTTCTAAAAGATGCTCTGAAAGATGGAAG ACCATGTCCAGTAAagagaaggccaaatttgaagaactggctAAAGTAGATAAGGCACGCTATGACCGGGAAATGAAAAATTACGTGCCAACCAAAggtagtaagaagaagaaagaccCCAATGCACCAAAAAGGCCTCC atctGGATTCTTTTTGTTTTGCTCGGAACATCGACCAAAAATCAAGGCTGTGAGTCCTGGTTTGTCTATTGGTGATGTAGCAAAGAAGCTTGGTGAACTGTGGAATGCAtgcagtgaggaggagaagaagccaTTCAATAGCAAGGCTTATAAGCTGAAAGAGAAATATGATAAG gacGTTGCTGATTATCGTGCCAAAGGCAAAGTGGATGGTGCAAAGAAACCCCCTGCCAAGAAGGAGGCAtattgtgatgatgatgatgaagatgatgaggaggaggaagaggaggaggaggaggaggatgaagaAGATGATTAA